Part of the Gemmatimonadaceae bacterium genome, ATCCGGAATCCCTCTCCTGGTCGACCTCCCGCTGATCGGGAAGCTCTTCGGAGTCACACAGCGCACGGAAGCGAAGCGCGATCTGCTGATTCTCATCACGCCTCACATCATCGACGACGGTCAGCAGCCGTCGGACCAGATCCGTCGCTAAGACGGATCCGACACGACGGCTGACCGGAGTGTACCTATGAAGCGAGTTCATCTGATACGATGCGCGGCGGTGGTTGCCGCGGTTGCGCTGGTCGCCTCGTGCGACCAGCGTACGCCATTGAATCCGTTTATCGGTGGTGGATCGGGTGGCGGAGGGGTGAAGGGTGCCCCAGTGGTGTCGATCGACACGCTGCAGCCCAGTCCCGTCAACGTCGGCGACTCGATTCTCGTTGCCGTGCACGTCGTCGAGGATTCCTCGATTGCGAGCGTGCAGCTGTTCGGCCTGACGGTCAACGGCAGCGCGGATCTGGGTACCCTGTCGATCAGCAATCGGTATAACCCAATTACCGTCGGCGGATTCCGATCGGGACTCCGCGACACGGTGATCCGGCGCTATCTGCACCCTGCCACTCCAGTCGATACGTCGCTGGACAGCCTCGTCGTCGTCGCCACGGCTACCGACAACTCGTCGAAGACCGGCGCCGACACGGCTGTGGTGCGTGTCGTCACCGGACCCAAAGTCAACTTCATCACGCCGCTGCCGACGACGCAGGTGTTCGCCGGTGGCGACATGGGCGTCACTGCCCATGCGACGCATGCCGACGGCGTGGCGAGCTTGACGATCAACGTCCAGAGCCTGGGTGCGTGGCCGACACCAGTCAATTACACGACGACTGGCAGTTTCCCGTTAGGCCCGAAAGACACCACCTGGACTGGAAGCGTCAACGTTCCGTTGAACGCGCCAGTCGGCGGGCGCCTACAGTTCACGGCGTCGGGCATCGACGTCAACGGCAAGCCCGGCTCGATCGCGTTGCTGACTCTGCTCGTGAAGGGTCAGGACACGACGCCGCCACTGGTGACTCAAGTGGTGTCGCCGCGCATCGAGCTCACCGACTCCGTGCTCGTGAACTCGTCCGGATCGAGCGCCACGGTGACGGCCGGCGTCATCGTGAAGGACAGTATCGGCGTCGAGATTCGACGCGATAGCATTGCCGTTGCAACTCCGCTCAACAACGTCTCGCAGTGGGTTCACCTGCCGCTCACGAACGCGGAGCAGGGCCGGAACCTGCGCATCAGCACATTTGCAATAGACCGGTTAGGGAGGAAGGGGTACTCCGTCTCGAATGGAACGACCGTCGCGCAGCCGACGATGGCCCGAGCCTGGACCGATACGACAGTCGTCGTGTACGGTCGCACATACCCGCTGCCGTACGGCGGCATCAATACGACCGTCGGTGACATCGCAATCGATACCGCGCACGGCAACGTGTTCGTGTCGAACATCAACAACAATCGACTCGAGATCTGGCAGGGCTCGACGAAGACCTTCGCAAGCAGCGGTATCCCGGTCGGGTCGGAGCCGTGGGGACTCGCGTTCGGCAACAGCAACGACACGCTGTACGTCGCTAACTCCGGCGGTACGAACATAAGTCGCGTGTATGTCGGCACGGGGACGAAAGCCGAAGTCCTCAGCCAGCGAATTCTCACGCGCAACACGTACGCGTTCATCGTCAGCCAGACGCAGGACATCAACACGGGAAGAATCACGCTCTCGCTGCAAGGGCCGGTCAGCTACTCCGACCGTCCGCAGTACCTCGCCGTGTCAAAGGCTGGTCGTGTGTTCTACTCCACGATGCCGACTGCGTCGGCACCCGCGGGTACGATTCGCTGGCTCGATCCAGCGCTCCCGGTGCCAGACCCTCAGCAAATCTGGCAATATGGGACGTCGACTGGTTCGGGAAGCGCGCAGTGGGTGCTCTTCAACATCGACTCCGCGTTCATCACGAAATTCACTGGGACGATCAAATCGGATCTGCTCACGGTCTACGACCATCCGTATGGCCAGCTGGCCGGCAATCTCGTGGGGCAAGATTCCGACGTCGTGAGTGCCGTCTCCAAGCTTGGTAGTACGAGCGACGCGGAGCTCATTGCGAACCTCGACATCAATTCACTCGCGCTCACCGATACCACGTTCCTCGCCGAGAGCGGCGATCACACCTGGGTGGCATTCGGCGAAGGAAACACTGGTGGCGCGGGCCGAATCATGATGGTGAACGATGCCTGCTGCGCCATGCCGGGATTCTTCTCGCCAGGCGTCGCGGTCACGGACCTCATCGACAACGCCAACGAACGAGTCTTCGGCGTCGCCGTGGACAGCACAGGCACGACCCTGGCCGCGCACGGCAATGAATCGTACTTCGCGGCGATTCAGAATCCCTTCCACCTGCGTCTGCAAGGGAAATACAACTCGTTCGACAATGGCGCCGGCGTCGCATTCCATCCGGGTGCCAACGGCAATGCGACAGTCTCGACTGATCGACTGGCATTCGCCGGGTCGCAAGATGGGCACATCGAGATCATCGACATCGCGTACTTCCTCCAGCGTGGGAGGCTCACGTTGAAGGGCAATCTGTATGGCCCACTACGCGCGAGTCGTCCGTTCCCCGGCGATCCGCCGGGAACTCTGCTCAAGCTGTTCGGTCTCTCGAGTGCCGGGCTTGTCGTCATCGATCTCACCGCCACCGATATCAAGCCGGGTCCGTAGGCGAGGGGCTAGGGTAGAGGGTAGAGGGTTGTCACCCTCTACCCTCTGCCGTTTTGAGGCGGGACTTTCTCCGCTTATAGTCCGCCACATGCTTCGCTTCACCACCGCCGGCGAATCGCACGGCCCAGCGCTCCTCGCCATTCTCGAGGGGATGCCCGCCGGTCTCTCACTCGTCGCCGACCAAGTGAACGTCGAGCTTGCGCGACGCCAGCAGGGCTATGGCCGCGGCCGACGAATGCAGATCGAGAAAGATGCTGTCGAGTTTCTCTCGGGCGTGCGCGCCGGCCAGACGATCGGTTCGCCGATCGCGATGTTGATTCACAATCGCGACTGGAAAAACTGGCAGGAGATCATGGATCCCGCGCTTCGCGATGAGGAGGTGTCACCCTCTACCCTCCACCCTCCACCTTCTATCCAACGTAAGCGGGCCGTCACACGCGTGCGCCCGGGCCACGCGGATCTTTCAGGTTTGCTGAAGTACGACCGCGAGGATGCTCGCGACATTCTCGAGCGCGCGTCGGCGCGCGAAACGACCGCGCGCGTCGCCGCCGCGGCGATATGCAAGCGGTTCCTCACCGAATTCGGCGTCTCGATCGGGAGTCACGTCATCCACCTCGGCGGCATCGATGCGAAGCGTCCCGATCCCATGCCAAACGACATCAACGCGGCGGCCGATGCATCGCCGCTGCGTACGCTCGATTCGGACGCTGAGCAGGCCATGATCGCGAAAATCGATGTCACCAAGCGCGAGGGAAACACACTCGGCGGAATT contains:
- the aroC gene encoding chorismate synthase; the protein is MLRFTTAGESHGPALLAILEGMPAGLSLVADQVNVELARRQQGYGRGRRMQIEKDAVEFLSGVRAGQTIGSPIAMLIHNRDWKNWQEIMDPALRDEEVSPSTLHPPPSIQRKRAVTRVRPGHADLSGLLKYDREDARDILERASARETTARVAAAAICKRFLTEFGVSIGSHVIHLGGIDAKRPDPMPNDINAAADASPLRTLDSDAEQAMIAKIDVTKREGNTLGGICEVICDGLPVGLGSHVSWDRKLDGRLAGALMSIPAVKAVEIGIGFEASHRTGAEVHDEIDPQPKRPLAGNVRRRSNRAGGLEGGITNGEPLVLHVGMKPISTLMRPLATVDVSTGQPAAAVAERSDVTAVPAMGVIAEAMAALVLAQAFLEKFGGDSLAETRRNYDGYLSYLQSRIGG